The following proteins come from a genomic window of Elusimicrobiota bacterium:
- the ccsA gene encoding cytochrome c biogenesis protein CcsA, with amino-acid sequence MKNRWPTFVVLIAGAALMGSFYSALGKGAVERDFADLPVLNGGRIKPLDSVARNSLLVFSGKQSLRMNDRPLSAATWLLDMTFKPGLADTYPVFEIDDPEVLGALNIQAGGRRRFSFEEIRPKISAIQTQATHAFEVRPEIRTRYQANIARLWDRLVLYWKLQNTLEVSGTGNALAEAAAYEEALAAAAAPAPKNRKKAKDAPDPARVLAAYGQRHAELDSSAEYMPIPLLPAADDNWTTLGRAYVNRAREAAFHPAVPAFARLGDAHRAADAEEFASSLQEYKAWLKAQVPGAVGKARRESVLNRFKPFYVSLQLYVVVFLLLFVSFLRWTDGLRRTAYGLLALAFVVHTGGLFVRIVLEGRPPVTNLYSSAVFVGWCAALLGLVIERMYKNGLAGLGAAIVGFVTQIIAHHLAQQGDTMEMMRAVLDSNFWLATHVITITVGYASTFLSGALGVVYILRGMFSKKFPEESAKALGGMVYGIVCFSAFFSFIGTVLGGIWADQSWGRFWGWDPKENGALMIVLWSALLLHARWGSLVSRRGFMVLAVFGNVITALSWFGVNMLGIGLHSYGFMDKAFPWLAAFVASQAIVMLFGMLPARFWASYR; translated from the coding sequence GTGAAGAACCGTTGGCCGACGTTCGTCGTCCTCATCGCGGGCGCGGCCCTCATGGGGTCGTTCTATTCCGCCCTGGGGAAGGGCGCGGTCGAGCGCGATTTCGCCGACCTTCCGGTCTTGAACGGCGGCCGCATCAAACCCCTGGATTCCGTGGCGCGCAATTCCCTTTTGGTCTTTTCCGGCAAGCAATCTCTCCGAATGAACGACCGGCCCCTAAGCGCCGCGACGTGGCTGTTGGACATGACGTTCAAGCCGGGCCTGGCCGATACCTACCCCGTGTTTGAAATCGACGACCCGGAGGTCCTGGGCGCCTTGAACATCCAAGCGGGGGGCCGGCGGCGGTTCAGCTTCGAGGAAATTCGCCCCAAGATCAGCGCGATTCAAACTCAGGCGACGCACGCTTTCGAGGTCCGCCCCGAGATCCGGACCCGTTACCAGGCGAACATCGCCCGGCTGTGGGACCGGTTGGTCCTCTATTGGAAACTGCAGAACACCCTCGAGGTGTCGGGCACGGGGAACGCCCTGGCCGAGGCCGCCGCCTACGAGGAAGCCCTGGCCGCCGCGGCGGCCCCGGCGCCCAAAAACAGGAAAAAAGCCAAGGACGCCCCGGACCCCGCGCGGGTTTTGGCCGCCTACGGCCAACGGCACGCGGAGCTGGACAGTTCCGCCGAATACATGCCGATTCCCCTTTTGCCCGCGGCCGACGACAATTGGACCACCTTGGGGCGGGCCTACGTCAACCGCGCGCGGGAAGCGGCCTTCCACCCCGCCGTGCCGGCCTTCGCCCGGTTGGGCGACGCCCACCGCGCGGCCGATGCCGAGGAATTCGCCTCGTCTCTCCAAGAGTACAAAGCCTGGTTGAAAGCCCAGGTTCCGGGCGCGGTGGGCAAGGCCCGGCGCGAATCGGTGTTGAACCGCTTTAAGCCTTTTTACGTCAGCCTGCAACTTTATGTCGTGGTCTTTTTGTTGTTGTTCGTGTCTTTCCTGCGCTGGACGGACGGCCTGCGGCGGACCGCCTACGGCCTGCTGGCGTTGGCCTTCGTCGTCCACACGGGGGGGCTCTTCGTTCGCATCGTGCTGGAAGGGCGTCCTCCGGTGACGAACCTCTATTCGTCGGCGGTCTTTGTGGGGTGGTGCGCCGCTCTTCTGGGGCTCGTGATCGAGCGTATGTACAAAAACGGCTTGGCGGGTTTGGGCGCGGCGATTGTCGGCTTCGTCACGCAAATCATCGCCCACCACCTGGCCCAGCAGGGCGACACCATGGAAATGATGCGCGCCGTGTTGGACTCCAATTTCTGGTTGGCCACCCATGTCATCACCATCACCGTCGGGTACGCTTCGACGTTCCTGTCGGGGGCGCTGGGTGTCGTCTACATTCTTCGGGGGATGTTCTCAAAGAAGTTTCCCGAGGAATCCGCCAAGGCCCTGGGCGGCATGGTGTACGGGATCGTGTGTTTTAGCGCTTTCTTCAGCTTCATCGGCACCGTGCTCGGCGGGATTTGGGCCGACCAAAGCTGGGGCCGCTTCTGGGGCTGGGACCCCAAGGAAAACGGCGCTTTGATGATCGTGTTGTGGAGCGCCCTCCTCCTCCACGCCCGCTGGGGGAGCCTGGTGAGCCGCCGGGGCTTTATGGTTCTGGCCGTTTTCGGCAACGTCATCACCGCTCTGTCCTGGTTCGGCGTCAATATGCTCGGCATCGGGCTACACTCTTACGGTTTTATGGACAAAGCATTTCCCTGGCTCGCGGCCTTCGTGGCCAGCCAGGCGATCGTGATGTTGTTCGGCATGCTCCCCGCCCGTTTCTGGGCGTCCTACCGCTAA
- a CDS encoding cytochrome c biogenesis protein ResB, with product MMMVLVFFGTIHQVQLGTWLAQKKYFSSWFLYFHTEGGFKFPIFPGGYTVGGLWLVNLLVSHIDPTRWDRRRLGLLLTHAGLFVLLLGQGITQMTAVESHLDVEEGQTKSYSENYREKELALIDETEAAQDTVHVIPAALLAQEKELKHPGLPFAINVKRFFPNALLGRGSGENLATQGVGVNVTAREIPVVTADDQDNATSAYVEFRADGQSLGTWLVSNALGAPQTVVHAGRTYRLELRPTRYYHPFSLTLKDFKHDRYPGTNIPKNFSSLLRLVDPEKGEDRDVLIYMNNPLRYRGLTFFQQSFGKDDTLSVLQVVANPVWVTPYLACLLVSLGLLWHFGISLARFRRGKP from the coding sequence ATGATGATGGTGTTGGTCTTCTTCGGCACCATCCACCAGGTCCAGTTGGGCACCTGGCTCGCCCAGAAAAAATATTTCAGCAGTTGGTTCCTGTATTTCCACACCGAGGGCGGGTTCAAGTTCCCCATTTTCCCCGGCGGGTACACGGTGGGCGGGCTGTGGCTCGTCAATTTACTCGTCTCCCACATCGACCCCACGCGGTGGGACCGGCGGCGCCTCGGTCTGCTGCTGACCCACGCCGGCCTCTTTGTCCTGTTGCTCGGCCAGGGCATCACCCAAATGACCGCCGTGGAGAGCCACCTCGACGTCGAAGAGGGCCAAACCAAAAGTTATTCGGAAAACTACCGCGAGAAAGAGCTGGCCCTTATCGATGAGACCGAGGCCGCCCAAGACACCGTCCACGTGATCCCCGCCGCCCTGCTGGCCCAGGAGAAAGAACTGAAGCACCCGGGCCTGCCCTTCGCCATCAACGTCAAACGCTTTTTTCCCAACGCCCTGCTGGGGCGCGGGAGCGGGGAAAACCTCGCCACCCAGGGGGTCGGGGTGAACGTCACCGCCCGGGAAATCCCCGTCGTCACGGCCGACGACCAGGACAACGCCACCTCCGCCTACGTGGAGTTTCGCGCCGACGGCCAAAGCCTCGGCACCTGGCTGGTGTCGAACGCCCTGGGCGCCCCCCAGACCGTCGTGCACGCCGGCCGAACCTACCGCCTGGAGTTGCGCCCCACCCGTTATTACCACCCTTTTTCCCTGACCTTGAAAGACTTTAAGCACGACCGCTACCCCGGCACCAACATCCCCAAGAACTTCTCCAGCTTGTTGCGGTTGGTGGACCCGGAAAAGGGCGAAGATCGGGATGTCTTGATCTACATGAACAATCCCCTGCGTTACCGGGGGCTGACCTTCTTCCAGCAGAGTTTCGGCAAAGACGACACCCTATCGGTCCTGCAGGTGGTGGCGAACCCCGTCTGGGTGACGCCCTATCTGGCGTGCCTGCTGGTCAGCCTGGGGCTTTTGTGGCACTTCGGCATTTCCCTGGCCCGTTTCCGAAGGGGGAAACCGTGA
- a CDS encoding cation-transporting P-type ATPase — translation MPLSFPGLTSVEAARRRIALGANVLHESRGRALARDLRELISDPMGIMLLVLAAVYWGMGERTDAIVLLAALLPVLGVDVLLNIRSHRALAALKKTLTPLCHVIRDGRVQQTQAAELVPGDFLLLEEGLSLPADGRLRDAQSLTVNEAPLTGESVPVEKNTGDAFFSGTTVLTGRGVGEVEKTGARSQIGALAAVLKDFETVRSPLRIAIERVIKKAFLIAVGMAGTLFVIDFLRTGVWAESLILALTLAMAAIPEEFLLVFTLYLSLAAWRLARRGVLVKSLPAVEALGGVDVICTDKTGTLTEGLFQLVEARPRGTARVDGAFEDALIHACEPAPTDALEKAIFAWAAARGSIAARAHTGWTLTHDYPFEATGKHMSHVWTRADGSGRIAMKGAVEGVLEHCAVTPEERREIRTAAESEAARGRRVLGLAAREGRFSGHREEDESGLVFMGFLIFTDPVRPRVVEAIAQCRRAGIEVKMLTGDHLLTAHAIAEEIGLPHDHAWMMTGDQIAGLSPTDRALAYEKGTLFARLRPEQKMELVDTLRARGLRVAMTGDGVNDAAALKRADVGVSMGKDATDVARSTAQLILLKNDFQGIAEAVFEGRRVMASLRASFGYLIAYHVPLLVLTVVPPLFGYAALLLPIHIVLMELLVHPLSALAFDEPAETKRFASFIDRRALAASLGRGALLTLMAVGLFLASPSSTAGRSLAVIGLVFGNIGLVVAEKRQIHPDRSPWTVRAFVASAGIWVTGTALVYWPLAARVFHTPESGPLALLWGLLAVFPPLVWRVRR, via the coding sequence ATGCCCCTGTCCTTCCCCGGCCTCACGTCGGTCGAAGCCGCCCGTCGACGAATCGCGCTCGGTGCCAACGTCCTCCACGAATCCCGCGGACGCGCCCTGGCGCGGGACCTCCGTGAACTAATCAGCGACCCCATGGGGATCATGCTCCTCGTCTTGGCGGCGGTCTATTGGGGCATGGGGGAGCGGACCGACGCGATCGTCCTGCTCGCCGCCCTGTTGCCCGTCCTCGGGGTGGATGTCCTTCTCAACATTCGGTCCCACCGCGCGCTCGCGGCCCTCAAAAAAACCCTCACCCCCCTGTGCCATGTCATTCGCGACGGCCGGGTTCAACAGACCCAGGCGGCCGAGCTCGTCCCCGGGGATTTCCTTCTCTTGGAAGAGGGATTGTCCCTGCCCGCGGACGGGCGGCTGCGGGACGCTCAAAGCCTCACCGTCAATGAGGCCCCGCTGACGGGGGAGTCGGTGCCGGTGGAGAAAAACACCGGCGACGCGTTTTTCTCCGGCACCACCGTGTTGACGGGCCGGGGGGTGGGCGAGGTGGAAAAAACCGGCGCCCGGTCCCAAATCGGCGCCCTCGCCGCGGTGCTCAAAGATTTCGAAACGGTCCGCAGCCCGCTGCGCATCGCCATCGAGCGGGTGATAAAAAAAGCCTTCCTGATCGCGGTGGGAATGGCGGGAACCCTGTTTGTGATCGACTTCCTCCGGACCGGGGTTTGGGCCGAGAGTCTCATCCTGGCCTTGACCCTGGCCATGGCCGCCATCCCCGAAGAGTTCCTCTTGGTCTTCACTCTCTACCTCAGCTTGGCGGCTTGGCGATTGGCCCGACGGGGCGTATTGGTCAAATCCCTGCCGGCGGTGGAGGCCCTGGGCGGCGTGGACGTCATCTGCACCGACAAAACGGGCACCTTGACGGAAGGGCTCTTCCAATTGGTGGAAGCGCGCCCCCGGGGGACGGCGCGGGTCGACGGGGCTTTCGAGGACGCCCTGATCCACGCTTGCGAACCCGCCCCGACAGACGCCCTGGAGAAAGCCATATTCGCCTGGGCCGCGGCGCGGGGGTCAATCGCGGCGCGCGCCCACACGGGTTGGACCCTGACCCACGATTATCCCTTTGAAGCCACCGGGAAACACATGTCGCACGTTTGGACGCGCGCCGATGGATCCGGGCGCATCGCCATGAAGGGCGCCGTCGAAGGGGTTCTGGAGCATTGCGCCGTGACACCCGAAGAACGGCGGGAGATCCGGACCGCCGCCGAGTCCGAAGCCGCCCGGGGACGGCGGGTGCTCGGGTTGGCGGCCCGCGAGGGACGTTTTTCGGGGCACCGCGAGGAAGACGAAAGCGGTTTGGTCTTTATGGGATTCCTGATTTTCACCGACCCGGTGCGCCCCCGCGTCGTTGAGGCCATCGCCCAGTGCCGCCGCGCCGGCATCGAGGTAAAAATGTTGACGGGCGACCACCTGTTGACCGCCCACGCCATCGCCGAGGAGATCGGTTTGCCCCACGATCACGCGTGGATGATGACGGGGGATCAAATCGCTGGGTTGTCCCCGACGGATCGAGCCCTGGCTTACGAAAAGGGGACGCTCTTCGCCCGATTGCGTCCGGAACAGAAGATGGAATTGGTGGACACCCTGCGCGCCCGGGGTCTTCGGGTGGCCATGACCGGGGACGGGGTCAACGACGCCGCGGCGTTAAAGCGCGCCGACGTGGGTGTCAGCATGGGCAAGGACGCGACCGATGTGGCGCGTTCCACCGCCCAATTGATCCTCCTGAAAAACGATTTCCAGGGCATCGCCGAGGCCGTGTTCGAAGGGCGGCGGGTGATGGCCAGTCTTCGGGCGAGTTTCGGCTATTTGATCGCCTACCACGTGCCCCTTCTGGTATTGACGGTGGTGCCGCCGCTCTTTGGGTACGCCGCCCTGTTGCTGCCCATTCACATCGTCTTGATGGAACTCCTGGTCCACCCGTTGTCCGCCCTCGCGTTCGACGAACCCGCGGAGACAAAGCGCTTCGCCTCTTTCATCGACCGACGGGCCCTCGCCGCGTCCCTGGGACGGGGGGCGCTTCTGACGTTGATGGCGGTGGGCTTATTCCTCGCGTCCCCCTCGTCGACCGCCGGGCGAAGTCTGGCCGTCATCGGCCTGGTCTTCGGCAACATCGGCCTGGTGGTCGCCGAAAAACGGCAAATCCACCCGGACCGTTCCCCTTGGACAGTCCGCGCCTTCGTGGCGTCCGCGGGGATATGGGTCACGGGGACGGCGCTGGTGTATTGGCCCCTTGCCGCCCGTGTTTTCCACACCCCCGAGTCGGGCCCCTTGGCCTTGCTGTGGGGCCTCCTCGCGGTTTTCCCCCCCCTGGTGTGGCGGGTCCGCCGGTGA
- a CDS encoding cytochrome b/b6 domain-containing protein, whose amino-acid sequence MRIYLFKVYERIWHWVQSALVLVLLWTGWVIHGAWGGVGFSKAVALHEAVGVGLLVLSAFTMFWHITTGEGKQFIPRRRGLADMIRFYTGGIFRDAPHPESPSPEAKFNPLQRFAYFGLLVFIFPVQMATGFLLWGLPRFDAFAGLRPHLGSMALIHTAGAYGMMIFILVHLYMITTGRTLGANVKAMWTGWSDES is encoded by the coding sequence ATGAGAATTTATCTGTTCAAGGTGTACGAGCGGATCTGGCATTGGGTGCAAAGCGCCCTGGTGTTGGTCCTGCTTTGGACCGGGTGGGTGATCCACGGCGCCTGGGGCGGGGTGGGGTTTTCGAAAGCGGTGGCCCTGCACGAAGCCGTCGGGGTCGGCCTCCTCGTGTTGTCCGCCTTCACGATGTTCTGGCACATCACGACCGGAGAGGGGAAACAGTTCATTCCCCGCCGACGGGGACTGGCGGATATGATCCGCTTTTACACCGGGGGCATCTTTCGTGACGCCCCCCACCCGGAGTCGCCGTCGCCGGAGGCGAAATTCAACCCTTTGCAGCGCTTTGCCTATTTCGGTCTGCTCGTGTTCATCTTCCCGGTTCAAATGGCGACGGGGTTCCTGTTGTGGGGACTGCCGCGTTTCGACGCCTTCGCCGGGCTTCGGCCCCACCTGGGATCGATGGCTCTGATCCACACGGCGGGGGCCTACGGCATGATGATCTTCATCCTGGTCCACCTCTACATGATCACCACCGGCCGCACCCTGGGCGCTAACGTCAAGGCGATGTGGACCGGGTGGTCCGATGAATCCTAA
- a CDS encoding cytochrome C, translating to MRFRCILIASTLVLAVGPLTGADRRVDHGKFPALKGPFKDGPSVTKACLSCHDQSAQELMATSHWTWKGQDTVVPGSDGKTRRIGKANLINNFCIGIQSNEASCTACHIGYGWKDKTFNFNDASRIDCLVCHDTTGEYTRKPIADEPLNWTALAQAVGPTSVQTCGSCHFAGGGGEGVKHGDLDPSLLDGDKILDLHMAPDGLAFTCSTCHRGEEAAHHIRGRSASVSVRTGDRLSCATCHGESPHGRAFIYRTEAERRAGDKLRAGRPPIPAAEANRLNWHARRIACQTCHIPRVAKSMPTKTWWDWSTAGRLHGGKPYKDLDENGDIVYMSEKGDFKWTKDLAPEYRWYNGTQRRYLLGDVFDPSRLLALNPPQGSAAEPDAKIWPFKIMRGKQPYDVVNRILVQPKLSGKKGSGAFWEDFQWDKSVRVGMAYVGMGYSGTLGFAETEMYWPLGHMAVEGSAALSCRDCHARNGRLARLPGVYIPGQHRNRWLDFFGWIAFYAALAGVLLHAGLRWRGRRTSAAGEGK from the coding sequence GTGCGTTTCCGCTGCATCCTCATCGCGTCCACTCTTGTCCTCGCGGTCGGTCCCCTCACGGGGGCCGACCGCCGGGTGGACCATGGGAAATTTCCCGCCCTCAAAGGGCCGTTCAAAGACGGCCCGTCCGTCACCAAAGCCTGTTTGTCCTGCCACGACCAATCCGCCCAGGAGTTGATGGCGACGTCCCATTGGACCTGGAAAGGCCAGGACACCGTGGTCCCCGGCTCCGACGGTAAAACCCGCCGCATCGGCAAGGCCAACCTCATCAATAATTTTTGCATCGGGATTCAATCCAACGAGGCGAGTTGCACGGCCTGCCACATCGGCTACGGTTGGAAAGACAAAACCTTCAATTTCAACGACGCTTCCCGCATCGATTGCTTGGTTTGCCACGACACCACCGGCGAGTACACCCGCAAACCCATCGCCGATGAGCCTCTTAACTGGACCGCTCTGGCCCAAGCCGTCGGGCCCACGAGCGTGCAAACCTGCGGGAGTTGCCATTTCGCCGGGGGCGGTGGAGAAGGCGTCAAGCACGGCGATTTGGATCCGTCTCTCTTGGACGGCGACAAGATCTTGGATCTGCACATGGCCCCCGACGGGCTGGCCTTCACCTGTTCCACCTGTCACCGGGGGGAGGAGGCGGCCCACCACATTCGCGGGCGGTCCGCGTCGGTGTCGGTTCGAACGGGGGACCGGTTGTCCTGCGCCACCTGCCATGGCGAGAGCCCCCACGGGCGCGCTTTCATATACCGCACCGAAGCCGAGCGACGCGCCGGAGATAAACTGCGGGCCGGCCGGCCCCCGATCCCCGCGGCCGAGGCGAACCGTCTCAATTGGCACGCGCGGCGCATCGCCTGCCAAACCTGCCACATCCCCCGGGTGGCCAAATCCATGCCCACCAAAACCTGGTGGGATTGGTCCACCGCCGGGCGCCTTCACGGCGGGAAACCCTACAAGGATTTGGACGAGAACGGCGATATCGTCTACATGAGCGAGAAGGGCGATTTTAAATGGACCAAGGATCTGGCGCCGGAATACCGCTGGTACAACGGGACCCAGCGACGGTACCTTTTGGGGGATGTGTTTGATCCCTCCCGCCTCCTGGCCCTCAACCCGCCCCAAGGGTCCGCGGCGGAGCCCGACGCCAAAATATGGCCTTTTAAAATCATGCGGGGGAAACAGCCCTACGACGTTGTGAACCGGATTCTCGTTCAACCGAAATTGTCCGGGAAAAAGGGGTCCGGCGCTTTTTGGGAGGATTTCCAGTGGGACAAATCCGTCCGCGTCGGCATGGCCTACGTGGGGATGGGGTACAGCGGGACCCTGGGGTTCGCGGAAACGGAAATGTATTGGCCCCTGGGGCACATGGCCGTCGAGGGGTCGGCCGCGCTCTCCTGCCGCGACTGCCACGCCCGCAACGGGCGCCTGGCGCGCTTGCCGGGGGTTTATATTCCCGGACAGCACCGGAACCGTTGGTTGGACTTTTTCGGGTGGATCGCCTTTTACGCCGCGTTGGCCGGGGTCCTGTTGCACGCCGGTTTGCGGTGGCGGGGGCGTCGGACGTCCGCCGCCGGAGAGGGAAAATGA
- a CDS encoding DUF3373 family protein encodes MKSLRAGLAGLLALAALPAWSASNDELESQIKALATQVQQLKADAAKHDAADDPTHNRFSWLTIGGDLRVRHDVLRAHSVDYVQYDPPATFTPTAADSVGNDSLFTVQTSLSLKARVAEGVLLKTKLAMNKVYGMAEGGAFNGRYFADRFNSGDVFDGTVGKVPGDSSVVVEQAYADWTNIGGQPIWLSAGRRPSTGGVPTNLRKNDDHEGVSGVNGLLVDYVFDGFSFGYAPDIASLPGFATKLCYGRAFSKGFQSTQAVDPLKNTDMLGLVLIPLENDSTRVDIQFQHAFDLMDTIPGPNVSANLGDMEEIAAGAVHTMGALRVFGYGAMSRSFPNGKTNPFGGGLLYNAGAGQAPTSKQGWAVYTGLRYDIEKTGTKIGAEYNVGSKHWLTFTPAADDVWTSKLGTRGNVYEAYIIQDVNRHAIAPKGKMFFRLGWQYYDFKWTNSNNWVGGTQPVNNLTLPEFFTPLDKAIDVYTTFEVHF; translated from the coding sequence ATGAAATCCCTACGCGCAGGACTCGCGGGGTTGCTCGCCCTCGCGGCGTTGCCCGCCTGGTCCGCCAGCAACGATGAACTCGAATCCCAAATCAAGGCGCTGGCGACCCAAGTCCAGCAGTTGAAGGCCGACGCGGCCAAGCACGACGCCGCCGACGACCCGACCCACAACCGGTTTTCCTGGCTGACCATCGGGGGCGATCTGCGCGTTCGGCACGATGTGCTGCGGGCCCATTCGGTGGACTACGTTCAATACGACCCTCCCGCCACGTTTACCCCCACCGCGGCCGACTCGGTCGGCAACGATTCCCTCTTCACCGTCCAAACCAGCCTGAGCTTGAAAGCCCGGGTGGCCGAGGGCGTGCTCCTCAAAACCAAACTCGCCATGAACAAAGTCTACGGCATGGCCGAGGGCGGGGCGTTCAACGGCCGCTATTTTGCCGATCGCTTCAACAGCGGCGACGTCTTTGACGGCACCGTCGGGAAAGTGCCCGGCGACTCGAGCGTGGTGGTCGAACAGGCCTACGCCGACTGGACCAACATCGGCGGCCAGCCGATTTGGCTCTCCGCCGGGCGTCGCCCGTCCACGGGCGGGGTCCCCACGAACCTGCGTAAAAACGACGACCACGAGGGCGTTTCGGGCGTCAACGGCCTGCTGGTGGACTACGTCTTCGACGGGTTCTCCTTCGGCTACGCGCCGGACATCGCCTCCTTGCCCGGCTTCGCCACGAAGCTCTGCTACGGCCGCGCCTTCTCCAAGGGGTTCCAATCGACCCAGGCGGTCGATCCCCTCAAAAACACCGATATGCTGGGTCTCGTCCTGATCCCGCTTGAAAACGACAGCACCCGCGTGGACATTCAGTTCCAGCACGCCTTTGACTTGATGGACACCATCCCGGGCCCCAACGTCAGCGCCAACCTGGGCGACATGGAAGAAATCGCCGCCGGGGCCGTCCACACCATGGGCGCTCTGCGCGTCTTCGGCTACGGCGCTATGAGCCGGAGTTTCCCCAACGGCAAGACCAACCCCTTCGGCGGCGGGCTTCTCTACAACGCCGGGGCGGGCCAGGCGCCCACCAGCAAGCAGGGGTGGGCCGTCTACACGGGCCTTCGCTACGACATCGAAAAAACGGGCACCAAGATCGGCGCCGAATACAACGTCGGCTCGAAACATTGGCTGACCTTCACCCCCGCGGCCGACGACGTGTGGACCTCCAAGCTCGGCACCCGCGGCAACGTCTACGAGGCGTACATCATTCAGGACGTCAACCGCCACGCGATCGCCCCCAAGGGCAAAATGTTCTTCCGCCTGGGGTGGCAGTACTACGACTTCAAGTGGACCAACTCCAACAATTGGGTCGGCGGGACGCAGCCGGTCAACAACTTGACCCTGCCCGAGTTCTTCACCCCGCTGGACAAGGCGATCGACGTTTACACCACCTTCGAGGTGCATTTCTAA
- a CDS encoding class II aldolase/adducin family protein, translated as MTNLNNQPAPSTPGPPLTISARLAQLSRRLGLDLLLSQGASGNTAVKQSGRMVIKATRTRLIDMTESTGWVEVDLARLHRDFETLWAGAAASENYLAALDAAGPPGGRPSLETGLHALLPHPWTAHVHSLAGQILGRRPEEEIFARTSFLNGVAVRVIPAVPPGVALTAAVRDALQERPLTGDRCLLILRHHGLVWGGPSDTAVGEMSDAFEAEFRKAFRLSDFPPPESSATPPLANGWHRILFEGWPRSNLTETPNFFEFAEHFHPGENLRVVSPREAHVRALDPAELETHRQVLFAQALLGAQGTPGTP; from the coding sequence GTGACGAACCTCAATAACCAACCCGCCCCATCGACGCCCGGTCCCCCGTTGACGATTTCCGCCCGTCTCGCCCAGCTGAGCCGGCGATTGGGTTTGGACCTCCTGTTGTCTCAAGGGGCCAGCGGGAACACGGCGGTCAAACAAAGCGGGCGCATGGTCATCAAAGCCACACGGACGCGGTTGATCGACATGACGGAATCGACCGGCTGGGTGGAAGTGGATCTGGCGCGCCTCCACCGGGACTTTGAAACCCTGTGGGCCGGCGCCGCCGCATCGGAAAACTACCTCGCCGCCCTGGACGCCGCTGGTCCGCCCGGCGGTCGACCCTCCCTGGAGACCGGCCTTCACGCCCTTTTGCCCCATCCCTGGACGGCCCACGTCCACAGCCTGGCCGGGCAAATCCTGGGGAGACGCCCCGAGGAAGAAATCTTCGCTCGCACTTCTTTCCTGAACGGGGTGGCGGTCCGCGTCATCCCCGCTGTGCCCCCGGGCGTCGCGCTCACCGCCGCGGTGCGAGACGCCCTTCAAGAACGACCGTTGACGGGGGACCGATGCCTTTTGATCTTGCGCCACCACGGGCTCGTATGGGGCGGGCCCTCCGACACGGCGGTGGGGGAAATGTCCGACGCCTTTGAAGCGGAATTCCGGAAGGCCTTTCGGTTGTCGGATTTTCCGCCGCCCGAATCGTCCGCCACCCCCCCCCTGGCGAACGGCTGGCACCGGATTCTGTTCGAGGGTTGGCCCCGCTCGAATTTGACGGAGACCCCGAATTTTTTCGAATTCGCCGAACATTTCCACCCGGGAGAAAACCTGCGGGTCGTTTCCCCACGTGAGGCCCACGTCCGGGCCCTCGACCCGGCCGAACTGGAGACGCATCGGCAAGTCCTTTTCGCCCAGGCCCTCCTGGGGGCCCAAGGGACGCCGGGGACCCCTTGA